Proteins encoded together in one Telopea speciosissima isolate NSW1024214 ecotype Mountain lineage chromosome 4, Tspe_v1, whole genome shotgun sequence window:
- the LOC122660285 gene encoding sugar transporter ERD6-like 6: MSLRDDNEEAKDLRKPFLHTGSWYRMGSRQSSMFGSSAQILQDNSVSVVLCVLIVALGSIQFGFTCGYSSPTQQGIIKDLGLSISEFSVFGSLSNVGGMVGAIASGQIAEHIGRKGSLMIASIPNIIGWLAVSFAHDSSFLYMGRLMVGFGVGVISYTVPVYIAEIAPQNMRGTLGSVNQLALTSGIMLVYLLGLFVNWRVLAVLGILPCTILIPGLFFIPESPRWLAKMGKMDDFQASLQVIRGFDMDISTEVNEIKRSVASSSKRATAIRFSELRRRRYWFPLMLGIGLLVLQQTCGINGVLFYSTTIFEAAGISSSNVATCGLGAMMVITIGFTTWLVDKAGRRLLLLISSSGMTASLLLVSVSFYSKNVFSEDSHFYSLMGILSVVGIVTFVVTYSLGLGPLPWIIMSEIMPVNIKSLGGSTATLSNWLTSWLVTMTANLLMNWSRGGTFTLYTVMSALTVVFVALWVPETKGRTLEEIQWSFR, encoded by the exons ATGAGTTTGAGAGACGATAATGAGGAAGCAAAGGATCTCCGGAAACCATTCTTGCACACAGGGAGTTGGTATCGAATGGGTTCGAGGCAGTCAAGCATGTTCGGTTCTTCCGCTCAGATCCTCCAAGACAACTCCGTCTCCGTTGTGCTCTGCGTTCTCATCGTAGCCTTAGGTTCTATTCAGTTCGGCTTCACC TGCGGTTATTCTTCCCCTACGCAACAGGGTATCATCAAAGATCTTGGACTTTCAATCTCCGAG TTTTCGGTATTTGGATCACTATCCAATGTAGGCGGCATGGTTGGAGCAATAGCGAGCGGTCAAATTGCAGAGCACATAGGAAGAAAAGGG TCGTTAATGATTGCTTCTATCCCTAATATCATTGGATGGCTCGCCGTATCTTTTGCCCAC GATTCTTCGTTTCTGTACATGGGAAGGTTAATGGTCGGATTTGGGGTGGGAGTAATCTCTTACACT GTGCCTGTATATATAGCAGAGATAGCACCTCAGAACATGCGAGGAACCCTTGGATCAGTGAACCAG CTAGCACTTACAAGTGGAATAATGTTGGTTTATCTTTTGGGACTTTTTGTTAACTGGAGAGTACTTGCAGTTTTAG GAATCTTGCCCTGCACGATTCTGATACCTGGTCTGTTTTTCATCCCTGAATCTCCCCGGTGGCTG GCAAAAATGGGTAAAATGGATGATTTTCAAGCTTCTTTGCAAGTTATAAGGGGATTTGACATGGACATCTCCACTGAAGTGAATGAAATCAAG AGGTCTGTGGCATCATCAAGCAAAAGAGCTACTGCGATTCGTTTTTCCGAACTGAGACGAAGAAGATACTGGTTTCCTTTGATG CTGGGAATTGGATTACTTGTGCTGCAGCAGACTTGTGGAATCAATGGTGTGCTATTTTATTCCACCACCATTTTTGAAGCTGCTG GTATTTCCTCAAGTAATGTTGCAACATGTGGACTTGGTGCTATGATG GTTATTACTATTGGATTCACAACATGGTTGGTTGACAAAGCTGGTCGTCGGCTTCTTCTTTTA ATCTCCTCATCTGGAATGACTGCCAGTCTTCTCCTTGTTTCAGTATCCTTTTACTCAAAG AACGTTTTCTCTGAAGATTCTCATTTTTATAGTTTGATGGGCATATTGTCGGTGGTGGGGATTGTG ACCTTCGTGGTTACCTACTCTTTAGGACTTGGACCTCTCCCATGGATTATAATGTCAGAG ATAATGCCAGTGAATATCAAGAGTCTTGGTGGAAGCACGGCGACATTGTCCAACTGGTTAACATCTTGGTTGGTTACAATGACTGCGAACTTGCTTATGAATTGGAGCAGAggag GTACATTCACTCTCTATACAGTTATGAGTGCTTTAACTGTAGTGTTTGTGGCACTTTGGGTCCCTGAGACAAAGGGGAGAACTCTTGAGGAAATTCAATGGTCCTTCAGATGA